From the Streptomyces erythrochromogenes genome, one window contains:
- a CDS encoding phosphotransferase, whose translation MFEPPAPTTADRMLAAQQHAADQFGLRATGRRVWGYRGRTLSGAAGPHWLRVVCAEAGTEGGKLWNGPSSSRALPAAVPRPDLFRIRDWNTGAYAYRAELYALAPDPMVSPRPVLDEDPGLPETWWKEMAAALDALADVPPPADREAVREEYLRRVIPEFTGHQVEDVTWTTAHGDLHYGNVTRGPHILDWEGWGRAPYGYDAATLYLYALLTPETAARIRTELAPVLDRPEARPGMLTVCAQILQAQDRIDFYAELAKPVRELLVHL comes from the coding sequence GTGTTCGAGCCCCCCGCCCCCACTACCGCCGACCGGATGCTGGCCGCCCAGCAGCACGCCGCCGACCAGTTCGGCCTGCGCGCCACCGGCCGCCGAGTGTGGGGGTACCGGGGCCGGACCCTGTCGGGTGCCGCCGGCCCGCACTGGCTGCGCGTGGTCTGCGCCGAGGCCGGCACCGAGGGCGGCAAGCTGTGGAACGGCCCCTCCTCCTCCCGCGCCCTCCCCGCCGCGGTGCCGCGCCCCGACCTGTTCCGCATCCGGGACTGGAACACCGGCGCGTACGCGTACCGGGCCGAGCTGTACGCCCTCGCCCCCGACCCGATGGTCTCCCCGCGCCCCGTCCTCGACGAAGACCCCGGCCTGCCCGAGACGTGGTGGAAGGAGATGGCCGCCGCCCTGGACGCCCTCGCCGACGTCCCGCCACCGGCCGACCGCGAGGCCGTACGCGAGGAGTACCTGCGCCGCGTCATCCCCGAGTTCACCGGCCACCAGGTCGAGGACGTCACCTGGACCACCGCCCACGGAGACCTCCACTACGGCAACGTCACCCGCGGCCCGCACATCCTGGACTGGGAAGGGTGGGGCCGCGCCCCGTACGGCTACGACGCGGCCACCCTGTACCTGTACGCCCTGCTCACCCCCGAGACGGCAGCCCGCATCCGCACCGAGCTCGCCCCCGTCCTGGACCGGCCCGAGGCCCGCCCCGGCATGCTCACCGTCTGCGCCCAGATCCTCCAGGCCCAGGACCGCATCGACTTCTACGCCGAGCTTGCCAAGCCCGTGCGCGAGCTCCTGGTCCACCTGTAG
- a CDS encoding cupin domain-containing protein codes for MTTAIDAAVRSLGGDFLAGAFGRSFQHWSQAAAGLRGLFTWDDLNDLVARHRLDAPRLRLFRDGTQVPPYEYLHTSVTKRTEIRQRVEPSGLHQQIADGASLVLDAVDKLHPGVQNLAEALERHFRTDVQANLYASWHPTEAFGIHWDDHDVVVVQLEGAKRWNLYGPTRTDPLRLDVEAPEKPEGPPLAEVVLQAGDMLYLPRGWWHAVAATEGRSLHLTCGLTPATGHHLLVWLAGQLLHSPTLRAGVPIVAGPAERAEYAEQLRKEVTEAIHPHVVSEFAASMDARDPGRPAPSLPYIGDVPAEGGLILALTTARAALEGADGAVVLRAAGHEWEFHPSVRPVLEALVSGARLTLGELAERSGLTVEQVAALATELVSKDAAAVSHPR; via the coding sequence ATGACCACCGCGATCGACGCGGCGGTCCGGAGCCTCGGCGGGGACTTCCTCGCCGGGGCTTTCGGCCGCTCCTTCCAGCACTGGTCACAGGCCGCCGCAGGGCTGCGCGGCCTGTTCACGTGGGACGACCTGAACGACCTGGTGGCCCGCCACCGGCTCGACGCCCCACGCCTGCGCCTGTTCCGCGACGGCACACAGGTCCCCCCGTACGAGTACCTCCACACCTCGGTCACCAAGCGCACCGAGATCCGCCAACGCGTCGAACCCTCCGGCCTGCACCAGCAGATCGCCGACGGCGCCTCCCTCGTCCTCGACGCGGTCGACAAGCTCCACCCCGGCGTCCAGAACCTCGCCGAGGCCCTGGAGCGGCACTTCCGCACCGACGTCCAGGCCAACCTGTACGCCTCCTGGCACCCCACCGAAGCCTTCGGCATCCACTGGGACGACCACGACGTCGTCGTCGTCCAGCTCGAAGGCGCCAAGCGGTGGAACCTCTACGGGCCCACCCGCACCGACCCGCTGCGCCTGGACGTCGAAGCCCCCGAGAAGCCCGAGGGGCCGCCGCTCGCCGAAGTGGTCCTGCAGGCCGGGGACATGCTCTACCTACCGCGCGGCTGGTGGCACGCCGTGGCCGCCACTGAGGGGCGCTCGCTGCACCTGACGTGCGGCCTGACCCCGGCGACCGGCCACCACCTCCTGGTGTGGCTGGCCGGGCAGCTCCTCCACTCCCCCACCCTGCGGGCGGGCGTGCCCATCGTGGCTGGCCCCGCCGAGCGGGCCGAGTACGCCGAGCAGCTACGCAAGGAGGTCACCGAGGCGATCCACCCCCACGTCGTCTCGGAGTTCGCCGCGTCCATGGACGCGCGCGATCCCGGCCGCCCCGCCCCGTCCCTGCCGTACATCGGCGACGTCCCCGCCGAGGGAGGCCTGATCCTGGCCCTCACGACGGCCCGGGCCGCTCTGGAGGGCGCCGACGGAGCAGTGGTGCTGCGCGCCGCCGGACACGAATGGGAGTTCCACCCGTCCGTCCGACCTGTGCTGGAGGCTCTGGTGTCTGGAGCCCGCCTGACCCTCGGAGAGCTGGCCGAGCGCTCCGGCCTCACCGTGGAACAGGTCGCGGCGCTCGCCACCGAGCTGGTATCCAAGGACGCGGCCGCCGTCTCCCACCCGAGGTAG